One window of the Falco biarmicus isolate bFalBia1 chromosome Z, bFalBia1.pri, whole genome shotgun sequence genome contains the following:
- the SLC28A3 gene encoding solute carrier family 28 member 3 has protein sequence MELKDTTCDHPGVHNVAFQEDEHIHVESDLHENKHDSADDEQPRSKGCLEEKYDKACDLCKKHKPTIQYVIYGILITAYLAIVIAACTLNFQRALPLFVITVLAIFFICWDFLIAKYEDRIAAFFSPGEIYLEKQWFWLKWVLGAALIIAVICWIIFDTAKQGSRQLISFGGLVLYVLLMFIFSKYPTRVAWRPVVSGIGMQFILGLLILRTKVGFDVFNWLGIQVQTFLEYSDTGAKFVFGEKYTDHFFAFKVLPIVVFFSTVMSMLYHVGFMQWLIGKVGWIMKILMGTTPVESLVAAGNIFVGQTESPLLIQPFLPYITKSELHAVMTAGFSTLAGSVLGAYISFGVSASHLMTASVMSAPASLATSKLFWPETEKSTVTLTSGLQMGKGESKNLLEAASQGASASIPMVANIAVNLISFLALLAFLDSALSWVGNLFNYPQLNFENICAYVFMPFSFMMGVDWEDSFIVGGLLGYKTFFNEFVAYERLSKLIHNRKKGGSMYINGVKQYMNVRSEVIATYALCGFANFGSLGLVIGGLTSIAPSKRKEIAGAAFRAMIAGTVACFMTACVAGMLTVPGLEVPCHVLLGNAFSSTDFPVNSTDLVECCQQLFTSVNHSQEIFPGRNYSLSFLKGCCQILDQPASHCT, from the exons GAGGATGAACACATCCATGTTGAGAGTGAtctgcatgaaaacaaacatgATTCAGCAGATGATGAGCAGCCCCGCTCAAAAGG GTGTTTAGAAGAGAAATATGATAAAGCTTGTGACCTTTGCAAGAAACATAAACCCACAATTCAATATGTGATCTATGGAATTTTAATAACAG CATACCTGGCAATAGTTATTGCAGCCTGCACCTTGAACTTTCAGAGGGCCTTGCCACTCTTCGTCATCACTGTCCTAGCCATCTTCTTCATctgctgggattttttaatagctaagtATGAAGACAGAATTGCTGCATTCTTTTCCCCTGGAGAAATATATCTGGAGAAACAGTGGTTTTGGCTGAAATg ggtgTTGGGTGCAGCTCTTATTATAGCTGTCATCTGCTGGATCATCTTTGACACAGCAAAACAAGGATCCCGTCAGCTGATCTCCTTTGGTGGGCTTGTGCTATATGTTCTCTTGATGTTTATCTTTTCCAAATATCCAACCAGA GTTGCTTGGAGACCAGTGGTTTCAGGAATAGGCATGCAGTTTATTCTTGGGCTTCTTATTCTAAGGACCAAAGTAGGGTTTGATGTATTTAACTGGCTAGGCATTCAGGTCCAG ACTTTTCTGGAGTATTCTGACACAGGTGCTAAGTTTGTATTTGGCGAGAAATACACAGatcatttctttgcttttaag GTACTTCCAATTGTGGTTTTCTTCAGCACAGTAATGTCCATGCTTTACCATGTTGGATTCATGCAATGGCTCATTGGAAAG GTTGGTTGGATAATGAAAATTCTCATGGGGACAACTCCTGTTGAGTCTCTGGTAGCTGCAGGTAACATATTTGTGGGACAG ACAGAGTCGCCCCTCCTGATACAGCCTTTCTTACCGTACATCACCAAATCTGAACTCCATGCAGTCATGACAGCAGGATTCTCAACTCTTGCTGGAAGTGTCTTAGGAGCATATATTTCTTTTGGG GTTTCCGCCTCCCACCTAATGACTGCTTCTGTCATGTCAGCACCAGCATCGTTAGCCACTTCCAAACTATTCTGGcctgaaactgaaaagtctaCAGTAACTCTGACGAGTGGCCTACAAATGGGAAAAGG TGAATCAAAGAACCTGCTGGAAGCTGCCAGTCAAGGTGCCTCTGCTTCCATCCCGATGGTAGCAAACATCGCCGTGAATCTGATCTCcttccttgccctgctggcTTTCCTTGACTCTGCTCTCTCTTGGGTGGGCAATCTGTTTAACTATCCACAGCTAAACTTTGAG AACATTTGTGCTTATGTCTTcatgccattttctttcatgatgGGGGTAGACTGGGAAGACAGTTTTATTGTCGGTGGACTACTAGGTTACAAAACTTTCTTCAATGAATTTGTAGCTTATGAGCGCCTCTCAAAACTGATTCACAACCGAAAAAAGGGTGGGAGCATGTACATTAATGGTGTGAAACAGTATATGAAT gtTCGCTCTGAAGTCATTGCTACCTATGCCCTTTGTGGGTTTGCCAACTTTGGCTCCCTCGGACTGGTGATAGGAGGCCTCA caaGCATTGCTccctcaaaaagaaaagaaatagctgGCGCTGCTTTCAGAGCTATGATTGCGGGAACTGTCGCCTGCTTCATGACCGCCTGTGTTGCAG GAATGCTGACTGTCCCTGGTCTGGAAGTTCCTTGCCACGTCTTACTAGGAAATGCCTTCAGCTCCACAGATTTCCCTGTCAACAGCACAGACCTAGTGGAATGTTGCCAGCAACTCTTCACCAG CGTAAATCATTCTCAGGAGATCTTCCCTGGAAGAAACTACAGCCTAAGTTTCTTGAAAGGATGTTGCCAAATACTGGATCAACCTGCTTCTCATTGTACTTAA